A stretch of DNA from Leucobacter luti:
GGCTCAGGAACCGACCGTGCGCGGAAGCGATCCAGGGCGAGCTCAGTGAGCCCGGCGAGGCTCGCCTGCTCCGCGAGCGCGTCGAAGGGAGGGAGCGGCAGTTCTGTGAGTTCAGCTGGGAGATCCGGTGCGAATACGCTGCCGGGGGTGACGGGGCCAGAGTCAACCCAGACCACCCGGTGGATGAGCTCAGGGTGTCGATCAAGCACGAGGCACACCGGGGCATTGGCTCCGCTGTGGGCGACAATGGTTGCCGGCCGATCTGCGGAGCCGCCGTGCAGCATGATCGTGTCGACGATCGCAGCGGACTGATCGTCGAGGGTGCGCAGTGTGCGATCCGGGTCTGCAGCGTCGAGACCGGGCAGCGTGAGGGCGGTAGCTTCGACCCCTTCTGCTGGGAGCTGTGCGAGGACCTCGTCCCACGCCCACGCACCCAGCCAATGGCCGGCAATGAGCAAGGTGATCGGAGTGTGTGTGGTGGTCGTCATGGCTCTACTCTCCCAGGGC
This window harbors:
- a CDS encoding alpha/beta fold hydrolase, yielding MTTTTHTPITLLIAGHWLGAWAWDEVLAQLPAEGVEATALTLPGLDAADPDRTLRTLDDQSAAIVDTIMLHGGSADRPATIVAHSGANAPVCLVLDRHPELIHRVVWVDSGPVTPGSVFAPDLPAELTELPLPPFDALAEQASLAGLTELALDRFRARSVPEPAPVLRQPVELGNPARHDVPTTLVCCSIPSAQLLELARSGHPMFGEVTRLTQLDVVDLPTGHWPMWSRPADLARIIHRATA